A window of Auraticoccus monumenti contains these coding sequences:
- a CDS encoding ABC transporter permease, with protein sequence MNTATLVATAVANSLRSASRTALTSAAIVIGAFTLTLTTGVGAGINSYIDTTVDAFGAEDVLTVTHSPEGGDGPQRYDAETTLTTNEAAGPPGSSNTVEAVTEDDLRELRDVEGVLTAEPTLALSADYISHDDGRPYLLQVTGLTTGTTLQLLAGEQLDNDSSTRQVALPESYLDPLDLDDAEAAIDEEVTVAVTDADGEQTTLTATITAVTEPGLGGTEAATANTALAEALYDRQSVGVSDEEKESYPSATVTFDTASTETEVIDLKDQLADLGYDAQTVDDQIGDFTTVIDTVVLILNGFAVIALLAAGLGIVNTLLMSVQERTREIGLMKAMGLGSGRIFSLFSIEAAFIGLIGSVVGVGLAVVVGTIANVVLTGGALADLPGLTLLVFSPASIGGIILLILAIALAAGAIPALRAARQDPIESLRYE encoded by the coding sequence ATGAACACCGCAACCCTGGTCGCCACCGCCGTGGCCAACAGCCTGCGCAGCGCCAGCCGTACCGCGCTGACCAGCGCGGCGATCGTCATCGGCGCGTTCACCCTGACCCTGACCACCGGCGTCGGGGCCGGGATCAACTCCTACATCGACACCACCGTCGACGCCTTCGGCGCCGAGGACGTCCTCACCGTCACCCACAGCCCCGAGGGCGGGGACGGGCCGCAGCGCTACGACGCAGAGACCACCCTCACCACGAACGAGGCCGCCGGACCCCCTGGCAGCAGCAACACCGTCGAGGCGGTCACCGAGGACGACCTGCGCGAGCTCCGCGACGTCGAGGGCGTCCTCACCGCCGAACCCACCCTCGCCCTCAGCGCCGACTACATCAGCCACGACGACGGCCGGCCCTACCTGCTCCAGGTCACCGGTCTGACCACCGGCACGACCCTGCAGCTGCTCGCCGGCGAGCAGCTGGACAACGACAGCAGCACCCGCCAGGTCGCGCTCCCCGAGAGCTACCTCGACCCCCTCGACCTCGACGACGCCGAGGCCGCGATCGACGAGGAGGTCACCGTCGCCGTCACCGACGCCGACGGGGAGCAGACCACCCTCACCGCCACCATCACCGCAGTCACCGAGCCCGGCCTGGGCGGCACCGAGGCCGCGACCGCGAACACCGCGCTGGCCGAGGCCCTCTACGACCGGCAGAGCGTCGGCGTGAGCGACGAGGAGAAGGAGAGCTACCCCTCCGCGACCGTCACCTTCGACACCGCGAGCACGGAGACAGAGGTCATCGACCTCAAGGACCAGCTGGCCGACCTGGGCTACGACGCCCAGACCGTGGACGACCAGATCGGGGACTTCACGACCGTCATCGACACCGTCGTCCTGATCCTCAACGGGTTCGCCGTGATCGCTCTGCTCGCCGCCGGCCTGGGCATCGTCAACACCCTGCTGATGTCGGTGCAGGAACGCACCCGCGAGATCGGCCTGATGAAGGCGATGGGTCTGGGCAGCGGCCGAATCTTCTCCCTGTTCAGCATCGAGGCGGCCTTCATCGGCCTGATCGGTAGCGTCGTCGGCGTCGGTCTGGCCGTCGTGGTCGGCACCATCGCCAACGTCGTGCTGACCGGCGGTGCACTGGCCGACCTCCCGGGGCTGACCCTGCTCGTCTTCAGCCCGGCCTCGATCGGCGGGATCATCCTGCTGATCCTGGCCATCGCCCTCGCCGCTGGCGCGATCCCGGCCCTTCGAGCAGCCCGCCAGGACCCGATCGAGTCCCTGCGCTACGAGTGA
- a CDS encoding sensor histidine kinase → MDEDTAPPPAPERHLPPWLRDLLPAVLLLPPGLVATPMGPSVLHSLTAAGWVLLSTVAVVLRRHRPRAAVLVVLAVVAGSLLTVGVLFPPLLGLLVVVFSMARRTDRRTTMLLALLTVVVTVAASAAYLGQGWELVRTVVQVTGLVGFAAAAGDAARSREAYVAAIIERARRAEEGRDAEARRQVAEERLTIARDLHDVVAHQIAVINLQASVASQALRSRPDDAEQSLLTIRDAARTVLTEIGSLLQVLRTSDPSPDQLGTRPVPGLGQLPRLVTDFERSGLRVDQRVLGTQVDLDPAADAAAYRIVQEGLTNAHKHGSDASALLQIEYSPQGVEINVTNTVPVLPARARRASGGGHGLTGARERAHAVGGELRTDFGPGPVHRLTALLPRRLPADGRRPT, encoded by the coding sequence GTGGACGAGGACACCGCGCCCCCGCCCGCACCCGAACGCCACCTCCCGCCCTGGTTGCGGGACCTGCTGCCCGCGGTCCTCCTCCTGCCGCCGGGGCTGGTCGCCACCCCGATGGGGCCGTCGGTGCTGCACAGCCTGACCGCCGCCGGCTGGGTGCTGCTGTCGACGGTGGCCGTGGTCCTGCGCCGCCACCGGCCGCGAGCGGCGGTGCTGGTGGTCCTCGCCGTGGTGGCCGGCTCGCTGCTCACCGTCGGGGTGCTGTTCCCCCCGCTGCTCGGCCTGCTGGTGGTCGTCTTCTCGATGGCGCGGCGCACCGACCGCCGCACCACGATGCTGCTCGCCCTCCTCACCGTCGTGGTGACGGTGGCCGCCAGCGCGGCCTACCTGGGGCAGGGCTGGGAGCTGGTGCGCACGGTGGTGCAGGTCACCGGGCTCGTCGGGTTCGCCGCGGCCGCCGGTGACGCCGCCCGGTCCCGGGAGGCCTACGTCGCGGCGATCATCGAGCGGGCCCGACGGGCCGAGGAGGGTCGCGACGCCGAAGCCCGCCGGCAGGTGGCCGAGGAGCGGCTGACGATCGCCCGGGACCTGCACGACGTCGTGGCCCACCAGATCGCCGTCATCAACCTGCAGGCCAGCGTCGCCTCGCAGGCGCTGCGCAGCCGACCCGACGACGCCGAGCAGTCGCTGCTGACCATCCGTGACGCGGCCCGCACGGTGCTCACCGAGATCGGCAGCCTGCTGCAGGTGCTGCGCACCTCCGACCCCTCCCCCGACCAGCTGGGTACCCGGCCCGTGCCCGGGCTCGGACAGCTGCCCCGGCTCGTCACCGACTTCGAGCGCAGCGGGCTGCGGGTGGACCAACGGGTCCTGGGCACCCAGGTCGACCTGGACCCGGCCGCGGACGCCGCCGCCTACCGGATCGTGCAGGAAGGACTCACCAACGCCCACAAGCACGGCTCCGACGCCTCCGCGCTGCTGCAGATCGAGTACAGCCCCCAGGGGGTCGAGATCAACGTGACCAACACCGTGCCCGTCCTGCCCGCCCGCGCCCGACGCGCCTCGGGCGGCGGTCACGGTCTCACCGGGGCCAGGGAACGGGCTCACGCCGTGGGCGGTGAGCTGCGCACCGACTTCGGCCCCGGGCCGGTGCACCGGCTGACGGCGCTGCTGCCCAGACGCCTGCCCGCGGACGGGAGGAGACCCACGTGA
- a CDS encoding ABC transporter ATP-binding protein, producing MPVPILSARYVHKSYGRGRSRFDALRGVSLDIADGESVAIVGRSGSGKSTLMHLLALLDEPTDGAIELSGRNAATLKPAVLNMTRNATFGFVFQQFFLTSGLTVLENVALPLKIAGRPAAERRRRSLETLEQLEMVDKAHSRANDLSGGQKQRVVIARALVNNPRVIFADEPTGNLDGTTGAVVEDILLDLNRRAGITLVVVTHDEALAARTDRQVYLREGRLVDPDGQDLDALSARTTSYRREIAA from the coding sequence GTGCCCGTTCCCATCTTGTCCGCCCGCTACGTCCACAAGAGCTACGGCCGTGGCCGGAGCCGCTTCGACGCCCTCCGCGGCGTGTCCCTCGACATCGCCGACGGCGAGTCCGTCGCCATCGTGGGCCGCAGCGGCTCGGGCAAGTCGACCCTGATGCACCTGCTGGCCCTGCTCGACGAGCCGACCGACGGCGCCATCGAGCTGAGCGGGCGCAACGCCGCCACGCTCAAGCCGGCGGTGCTCAACATGACCCGCAACGCCACCTTCGGGTTCGTCTTCCAGCAGTTCTTCCTCACCTCCGGGCTGACGGTGCTGGAGAACGTCGCGCTGCCGCTGAAGATCGCCGGCCGGCCGGCGGCAGAACGCCGGCGCCGCAGCCTGGAGACCCTCGAGCAGCTGGAGATGGTCGACAAGGCCCACAGCCGGGCCAACGACCTCTCCGGCGGGCAGAAGCAGCGGGTGGTCATCGCGCGGGCCCTGGTCAACAACCCGCGCGTCATTTTCGCCGACGAGCCGACCGGCAACCTCGACGGCACGACCGGCGCCGTGGTGGAGGACATCCTGCTGGACCTCAACCGTCGAGCCGGTATCACCCTGGTCGTGGTCACCCACGACGAGGCGCTCGCCGCCCGCACCGACAGGCAGGTGTACCTGCGCGAGGGCCGCCTGGTCGACCCCGACGGCCAGGACCTGGACGCCCTCTCCGCGCGGACCACCTCCTACCGGCGGGAGATCGCCGCATGA